CTTACCCTGTTTTCCCAAGCAGTCCATGTAAGAAAACATGGAATGCTTCTTGAGGCTTGCAAAAAATGCACGGTttgtagtagtagtagtagtagtagtagtagtagtattTACTTACATTTGTCTATGTTCCAGGTATTGTACAGTGAAGGGGCTAGGATATTTTGGATACATAACATGGATCCAATAGGGTGCTTGCCTTTCAGTGTTATGATGTACCAACCAAAGGCTCACAATGTGGACCGAAACGGGTGTGTGATGCCTCAAAATGAGATGGCTAAAGAGTTCAACAGGCAGCTTAAGGACAAAGTGTCCCAGCTGAGGACACAACTTCCTTCAGCGGCTTTCACTTACGTTGATGTCTATTCAGCCAAATATGCTCTAATTAGCGACGCCAAACAACAAGGTAACTGTCTGAAAGTTGTCACACTCACACCGATCAAAGTGGTTGGCAATGTGATGGTGGTCTAACTGCCATTGTTTTGGTGATTGCAGGATTCGTAGATCCTCGAACGTTTTGCTGTGGCAGCTACGGACACCATGGTCACCATGTTGATTGCGGGAAGAAAGTTAATGGAACAGTTTATGGGAGTTCATGTAGGTACCCATCAAGGCACATTAGTTGGGATGGAATGCACTTCACAGAGGCAGCCAACTTGTGGGTTGCAAATCGCACACTTAATGGCTTTTTCTCCGATCCCCCGGTTTCTATCGACAAGGCTTGTCATCGGCCACAACTATAGGTTGTTGCTAAAAATAGgcttcaaattaaatattttaactgtAGTTGtcttacaaaatcaaaataaaaaaaatatttctcttaataTGCGTTATTATCAAACTCTTGTGTTCTTCTTTTAGAGAAATAAGTGCCTTCGTTTATGATTAATATTGTTCAAAAATTGTGAAGCTATTCTAGTTTTTCGTGCttttatggtatgttttgtaCCCTATAATAGAATAAgactataataaaatattattctatGAGATTGAAATAGAGCCGACTGAAATAGAATGAGCGTAACGTTAGTTTGGTTAAGTGGAATAGAATGAGtgttataaaagtattattatgtttagttcaaaaaatagatattataaatttaaagaaatatagATTAAACTAAGTATAATCTGAATAGTGAGAAAGggagtaaaatattattttattttattgaatactaatatgattattttatttaatattaatattaatataaaatttaaatttattattatctttttatatattttaaaattttgtatattatttttgtaaacagtgttttttattttatatactttttaaatttattattatattttttgaaaatatttatgtattttatatatttctttaaatttttaaattaggattaaattgagaacatttataaattttgagggttagcatttttaaattatgactaaattgatataatatgtaaaatttgagagtttaatttattattatatcattttttaacTGCCACTGTAAGATGATTacttaatttgttaatttttattttgaatgcttaaaataaattttttaataattaaataactatcggtataatttattttaaatacaaacttGTATACtaaatatctaattttattCTAATACACATGCCatagaatatttatattttataacgataatataaaattattcgatttaattattttttgtaattaccgattaaattttaactaggttggtataatattattttaatctaaaaaaatctaaatttgagTAAGCTAAAACATGTTGTAATCTGAatgtttaatcataaaaaaatgtataacgaggttattgaaaaaaaaaaaaacttcctcGTAATTATATTCCATTTACTTTTTGCATTTAAACGCCAATACTATTTATGATTAAACAATCATTATTGTTTTAGgagaaaaaaacagaaaacaaataaaaagtagGCAAAGCctccaaaaattgaaaaaacgAAAATTACTGAAAAGGTGATTAAGCAGCATCCTGCCTTCATTTCCTTTTGGCTGGAAGTTTTGTCCTTCAGATTTCacagagagaagaagaaatcaagttcttgtttcatttttcttcacttTGTCGTAACTGAAAAATACAGAGAAAACGAAAGCCAAATCTTTGGAGAAACCAATTTAGCGTCCGCCCATTGAATTCGAAAAGAGGCGGAGGAGAAAGAGCGAtgtgaaggaagaagaagatgaagccGCAGCGCCGCTTCACCTTCTTCTCCTATTGATTTCCAGCCCCCTCTTCATGGCCTCTTCTCAGCATCGCTGCGTTTTCGGTCAATCTCTCTCTGATTTGCTTCTGGTTTTTTAGATTGCTTTTCTGTTTAATTGCTGAGAAATTTTTTAACAACTAATcacatgattttatttttgttttcattttttaattgatgTTATTTCGAAGGGCTTTTTTTCCCTCTTAATGAATTTAGTGaaatttggtatttatttttttggttggCAGTTGGGAATATACCATATGATGCTACTGAGGAACAGCTTATAGAAATCTGCAGGGAGGTTGGCCCAGTTGTTTCTTTCAGGTTTGGAATATGGGGAAAAAAAACCTACACACTCATTCACTAAACATGCAGATAgaaacatttatatattctagCTCCCTTTGCAAACTAGTTTGGGTGCATGCACTACAAAATATCTTCATTAAGAATCTTTGTTAACTTAATTTGAGATGAAATTGCTTTTTGgaagatatatatattaatgttctTCATTTCTAATTAACCCTCTTAATTTCAGATTGGTTATTGATAGAGAAACTGGTAAACCAAAAGGTTATGGGTTCTGTGAATACAAGGATGAGGAGACAGCTCTAAGTGCACGAAGGAATCTTCAAGGTTATGAGATCAATGGCCGGCAGTTGCGAGTTGATTTTGCTGAAAATGACAAAGGCTCTGATCGAAACCGAGAACAGGTGTACTCTTTTTTTCtgcatcttttatttttttcatcagGGTGATAATTTAGCACTGTCATAGTTTCTCTTCTCACAGTGACATTGGTTAGATGTGATTATATGAACACTGGTTTTGATGACACAGGCAGTGTAGGTAGCTATTTagtattgattaatttaatttaagcctACAAATACCTAATTTCCCTCCATTCCAAACTGTTTATATCTGTATTTTAAAGTGTAATTTCAGTTACCTTGGCAGAGTATGTTTCCAATGTGATATCTATACATCTGAATTGGTGCTAATGGATGGTCTATGCAATTTTTATGCTAATGCCTAGGCTCTCATGCATGAAATTTACTTTGATCTGTTGGATGATATAAAAAGATGTTTGCTCTTGTGTATGTATTACTTGGTGCAGTTCAGGTTACGCTtataaggtttttaattttgaattcctgtatgtttattattttatcaggTAATATATTCTAGTTCTTAAAAAAAGTGATAGAAAGGACAAAAAAGCTGCAATGAACTTGATGTCATGGACTAATGCCTCCACATTCATATCCCTGCTGAAAGAAAGAGAGATTAATCATTATATCTAGGACAAGCCTTCAGCCTTCTATATTAGACTGTCATCGCAGAAATTATAGGAAAATACAAATTGTGATAAAGTTTTTTATGCTTATGTAAACCAATAGTTGAGATCTGCTTGCAAGGATATGTTTGCTAAATATTTTAGAGACttttaaagtttgttatttGGCTTGAACCATTCTATTGGATGATAGATCTACTATCATGCTTCATACTGACAATCTAACTCTCTGGCCTATAACCTTGGTGGTAACTGAGGCTTATTCCATTGCAACAAAAGCCCATGTACATGCACTATCCTACTGCTTTGGATTATATTTCTTCAATATAATGGTTTCTTCCTTCTGTTTGGtttgattttttggtttttcaaaattagattttatttataagCTTAAACagtgaattttgttttattgcaGGGCCGTGGTGGACCTGGACTGGCAACAAACTTTGGTTAGTATTTATGTTTCTTTCAGAATATATTCTTTTTTGAGGAATAAAAGCTGATTTGCTCCTTTTTAACTGACACATCACAGACCCTCAAAAACAACTAGGAGGCCAAGCAGTCCACGGCGAATCTTTTCACCTGCAGCCTATTGGTCTCCATTCAGCTATAACTGCTGCTGCTCTCATGGCTGAAGCTCTTGGTGGTGTGCAGCAAAATCAAAATGCTTTGCTTAGTCAGCCAGTACCAACCAGTGACCCACTAACACTCCATCTTGCCAGAATGTCAAGGAACCAGCTGAATGAAATTATGTCTGAGCTGAAGGTAAAGCTTTGAGCAATACATACTGTTACATGGAGCTTTGCtcctttaattaattgtattcTTTCATGTCTTCTCTCAACAGAAAATGGCTACACAAAATAAGGAACTAGCTCGTGAGCTATTGCTTTCAAAACCTCAGTTGCTGAAAGCTATTTTTCAGgtatttttcattgtttggtGTTTCTTTAAAAGAAACTATGCAGAGATAATATTTATCTTAgacatttaatatatatctcATATATTTTCATCTAGTGTCCCTTAATTAAAAATGGTCCTTTAAACACTCCAAATTCCAAAAAGGAAATgagtttattgttataaattcAAACCTTTTATGTTTATAAGCTGCATGAAGAGAGTTCTTGAATGCATCTAATGTGTTTTGCGAGGATATGTTATGTATTTTTTCATAGCATTCAAGTTATCATTTATTACTGCTAGTTTTCTGACATGTTCATTTTACACATGacta
This sequence is a window from Gossypium raimondii isolate GPD5lz chromosome 5, ASM2569854v1, whole genome shotgun sequence. Protein-coding genes within it:
- the LOC105769887 gene encoding GDSL esterase/lipase At3g27950 isoform X2 codes for the protein MIPASIGRGWQRCRFPAIYNFGDSNSDTGACNAAVAEIPSPYGQTFFKQPSGRASDGRLIIDFLAENLGLPYLSAYLDSIGTNFRHGANFATGGSCIQPACGYGPFNLATQVSQFIHFKARTTALYNQLCLNRKIAVHCIDLPRPDDFSKAIYTLDIGHNDLAYGYLQHRAEGRIRVSIPNMLTLFSQAVHVLYSEGARIFWIHNMDPIGCLPFSVMMYQPKAHNVDRNGCVMPQNEMAKEFNRQLKDKVSQLRTQLPSAAFTYVDVYSAKYALISDAKQQGFVDPRTFCCGSYGHHGHHVDCGKKVNGTVYGSSCRYPSRHISWDGMHFTEAANLWVANRTLNGFFSDPPVSIDKACHRPQL
- the LOC105769887 gene encoding GDSL esterase/lipase At3g27950 isoform X1, encoding MIPASIGRGWQRCRFPAIYNFGDSNSDTGACNAAVAEIPSPYGQTFFKQPSGRASDGRLIIDFLAENLGLPYLSAYLDSIGTNFRHGANFATGGSCIQPACGYGPFNLATQVSQFIHFKARTTALYNQLCLNRKIAVHCIDLPRPDDFSKAIYTLDIGHNDLAYGYLQHRAEGRIRVSIPNMLTLFSQAVHVRKHGMLLEACKKCTVCSSSSSSSSSSIYLHLSMFQVLYSEGARIFWIHNMDPIGCLPFSVMMYQPKAHNVDRNGCVMPQNEMAKEFNRQLKDKVSQLRTQLPSAAFTYVDVYSAKYALISDAKQQGFVDPRTFCCGSYGHHGHHVDCGKKVNGTVYGSSCRYPSRHISWDGMHFTEAANLWVANRTLNGFFSDPPVSIDKACHRPQL